In Desulfosediminicola ganghwensis, a single window of DNA contains:
- a CDS encoding CooT family nickel-binding protein, whose translation MCEIRVVMDHDGAEELMMENVTKLDVLEDALVITSLFEGTKEIPGASVRSIDFLAGKVYVQKPT comes from the coding sequence ATGTGTGAAATACGAGTAGTAATGGACCATGACGGTGCAGAGGAGCTGATGATGGAAAATGTCACCAAGCTCGATGTTCTCGAAGACGCACTGGTCATCACCTCACTCTTTGAGGGGACCAAAGAGATTCCCGGTGCATCCGTTCGCAGCATCGACTTTCTGGCCGGCAAGGTGTACGTGCAAAAACCTACCTGA
- a CDS encoding formate--tetrahydrofolate ligase — MTLDPTKHQDWEIAEEAETRMLTIYQIGEKLGLTKEELLPQGHYIGKIDFQRVLARLKDKPNGKYIDVTAITPTPLGEGKSTSSMGLVQGLGKRGKNVCAAIRQPSGGPTMNIKGSAAGGGLAQCIPLTPFSLGFTGDINAIMNAHNLAMVALTSRLQHERNYTDEQLERLSGMKRLDIDPTKVEMGWVMDYCCQALRNIIIGIDGVNGKSDGFMMKSKFGIAVSSEVMAILSVSKDLKDMRERMGKIVVAYTKKGKPVTTGDLEVAGAMTAWMVDALNPSLMQTLEGQPVIVHAGPFANIAIGQSSIIADRVGLKLADYHVTESGFGADIGFEKFWNLKCRFSQLVPDCAVVVATIRALKCHGGAPVPVPGKAMPEEYLTENVDWVAKGCTNLIHHINTVRKAGISPVVCINAFYTDTDAEIAKVRELAEAAGAKVALSRHWEHGGEGALEFADAVIEACEEQTEFKFLYELDEPIKDRIEKVAKEVYGADGVDYSAAADAAIDRIQADPELANLGLCMVKTHLSLSDNPALKGCPKGWRLSIREVLTYGGAGFIVPVAGAISLMPGTGSNPAFRRVDVDVETGKVKGVF, encoded by the coding sequence ATGACATTAGATCCAACCAAACACCAGGACTGGGAAATCGCCGAAGAGGCGGAAACACGGATGCTGACGATCTATCAGATTGGTGAAAAACTGGGGCTTACCAAAGAAGAGCTGTTGCCTCAGGGTCACTACATCGGCAAAATTGACTTTCAGAGAGTGCTTGCACGTCTGAAAGACAAGCCTAACGGAAAGTACATCGATGTTACCGCTATCACACCCACTCCGCTTGGAGAAGGTAAATCAACCTCTTCCATGGGCCTTGTTCAGGGGCTTGGTAAGAGAGGGAAGAACGTCTGCGCTGCGATTCGTCAGCCTTCCGGCGGCCCAACCATGAATATCAAGGGTTCTGCAGCTGGTGGTGGTCTCGCCCAGTGCATTCCCCTGACCCCGTTCTCGCTGGGATTTACTGGTGACATCAACGCAATCATGAATGCCCATAACCTGGCGATGGTTGCTCTCACCTCCCGTTTGCAGCATGAAAGAAACTACACCGACGAGCAACTCGAGCGTCTCTCCGGCATGAAGCGTCTCGATATCGACCCGACCAAAGTAGAGATGGGTTGGGTAATGGACTATTGCTGCCAGGCACTGAGAAATATCATTATCGGTATCGATGGCGTTAACGGCAAGTCCGACGGCTTCATGATGAAATCCAAGTTCGGTATTGCCGTTTCTTCAGAAGTTATGGCTATTCTTTCAGTATCCAAGGATCTGAAAGACATGCGCGAGCGCATGGGTAAGATCGTTGTTGCCTACACCAAGAAAGGCAAGCCGGTTACCACCGGTGATCTGGAAGTTGCAGGTGCCATGACAGCCTGGATGGTTGATGCTCTCAATCCTTCCCTCATGCAGACCCTGGAAGGTCAACCTGTTATTGTTCACGCCGGTCCTTTTGCCAATATCGCCATCGGCCAGAGTTCCATCATCGCTGACCGTGTTGGTCTGAAGCTTGCTGATTATCATGTAACCGAGTCTGGTTTCGGTGCTGATATCGGTTTTGAAAAATTCTGGAACCTCAAGTGCCGTTTCAGTCAGTTGGTACCTGATTGCGCTGTTGTTGTTGCCACTATCCGTGCTCTGAAGTGTCATGGTGGCGCTCCTGTACCTGTTCCGGGTAAAGCAATGCCGGAAGAGTACCTGACCGAGAACGTTGACTGGGTTGCCAAAGGATGTACCAACCTGATACACCACATTAATACCGTGCGTAAAGCTGGTATCAGCCCGGTTGTCTGTATTAACGCCTTCTATACCGATACCGACGCGGAGATCGCCAAGGTTCGTGAGCTGGCCGAGGCTGCAGGTGCCAAGGTTGCCCTGTCCCGTCATTGGGAGCATGGTGGTGAAGGTGCTCTCGAATTTGCCGATGCGGTTATTGAGGCGTGTGAAGAGCAGACAGAGTTCAAGTTCCTCTATGAGCTTGATGAGCCGATCAAGGATCGTATCGAGAAGGTCGCGAAAGAAGTTTACGGTGCTGACGGTGTTGACTACTCTGCAGCTGCCGATGCAGCTATTGACAGAATCCAGGCAGATCCTGAGCTGGCCAATCTTGGTCTGTGTATGGTTAAGACTCACCTGTCACTCTCTGACAATCCAGCCCTTAAAGGCTGTCCTAAAGGATGGCGTCTCTCCATCCGTGAGGTGCTCACCTATGGTGGTGCCGGATTCATCGTCCCGGTTGCCGGCGCTATCAGCCTGATGCCGGGAACAGGCTCGAACCCGGCATTCAGACGGGTTGACGTAGACGTCGAGACTGGTAAAGTAAAAGGCGTATTCTAA
- the folD gene encoding bifunctional methylenetetrahydrofolate dehydrogenase/methenyltetrahydrofolate cyclohydrolase FolD, translated as MTAEIISGTDIRKAILAELKDEVAELKEKYGKVPGLVTILVGENPASISYVTLKVRTAESLGFHEVQDNQPEDISEADLLALIDKYNNDSDIHGILVQLPLPKHIDDKKVLNAINPDKDVDGFHPVNVGRLMIGGDEVLFPPCTPAGIQEMIVRSGTETSGAEVVVVGRSNIVGKPIAMMMAQKGVGANSTVTIVHTRTQDLAAHCKRADILIVAAGVPNLVKPEWIKPGATVIDVGVNRVGMNEETGKAILRGDVDYDKAREIAGKITPVPGGVGPMTIAMLMKNTVRSAKAWMSR; from the coding sequence ATGACAGCAGAAATTATCAGCGGTACCGATATACGTAAGGCAATACTGGCAGAACTTAAGGATGAGGTTGCAGAACTGAAAGAGAAGTATGGCAAAGTTCCAGGGCTGGTTACTATTCTTGTTGGTGAGAATCCGGCTTCTATCAGCTACGTTACCCTGAAAGTACGAACCGCAGAAAGCCTTGGGTTTCATGAAGTACAGGATAATCAGCCCGAGGATATTTCCGAGGCAGACCTGTTAGCTCTGATCGATAAGTATAACAATGATTCCGACATTCACGGCATCCTGGTGCAGTTGCCGCTGCCAAAGCATATTGATGACAAGAAGGTGCTGAATGCCATCAATCCTGACAAGGACGTTGATGGTTTCCATCCAGTAAACGTTGGTCGCCTGATGATTGGTGGCGACGAGGTACTGTTCCCCCCGTGTACCCCGGCCGGTATTCAGGAGATGATTGTACGTTCAGGAACCGAGACTTCCGGCGCTGAGGTTGTCGTCGTGGGTCGTTCCAATATCGTAGGTAAGCCGATTGCCATGATGATGGCGCAGAAAGGTGTGGGTGCAAACTCCACAGTGACCATCGTTCATACCCGCACTCAGGATCTGGCTGCTCATTGTAAGCGTGCTGATATCCTGATCGTTGCAGCCGGAGTTCCGAACCTGGTCAAGCCGGAGTGGATTAAGCCCGGCGCCACCGTCATTGACGTTGGTGTCAACCGTGTCGGTATGAACGAAGAGACCGGAAAAGCTATTCTGCGTGGTGACGTTGATTACGATAAAGCTCGTGAGATCGCCGGAAAGATCACCCCGGTACCTGGTGGAGTAGGGCCGATGACTATCGCTATGCTGATGAAGAACACTGTACGTTCTGCAAAGGCATGGATGTCCAGGTAA
- a CDS encoding rhodanese-like domain-containing protein: protein MPAWKKAKNPLVASTKYLDVMAKFKNSVVVVDTREQSAVEKGHIEGAVAITADKLASMKDAFPAKKDAPIVIVAPDYQAGLASFDIIRGWGYKNTSVLKGGIAAAEKAGLAIAKGATATEIAYVPKPIPGAMSAAKFNELLAQNAADTMIIDVRTEDEAESGMITGAINIPTDEISDNLADIPKGKKIVTYCSTGIRAEMAYLTLKDNGYKVNFLKADTAFNDDGTFKITEN, encoded by the coding sequence ATGCCTGCATGGAAGAAAGCGAAAAATCCGCTTGTTGCTTCCACCAAATACCTCGATGTAATGGCTAAATTCAAAAACTCTGTGGTTGTCGTTGATACCCGTGAGCAGAGTGCTGTTGAAAAAGGTCATATCGAAGGTGCTGTCGCAATCACCGCAGATAAGCTTGCTTCCATGAAAGATGCTTTCCCTGCTAAAAAGGATGCACCCATCGTTATCGTAGCACCGGATTACCAGGCAGGGCTTGCAAGTTTCGATATCATTCGTGGCTGGGGTTACAAAAACACCTCGGTACTCAAAGGTGGCATCGCTGCAGCTGAAAAAGCGGGGCTTGCAATCGCTAAGGGCGCTACCGCCACAGAGATTGCTTATGTTCCCAAGCCAATTCCTGGTGCCATGAGTGCAGCAAAATTCAATGAACTCCTTGCTCAAAATGCTGCTGACACCATGATCATCGACGTTCGCACCGAAGATGAAGCAGAGAGCGGTATGATCACCGGCGCGATTAATATTCCGACCGATGAGATCAGTGACAATCTTGCTGATATCCCCAAAGGCAAGAAAATCGTTACGTACTGCTCTACCGGTATCCGCGCAGAGATGGCATACCTGACCTTGAAGGATAATGGCTACAAAGTCAACTTCCTGAAAGCTGACACTGCATTCAACGATGATGGCACTTTCAAGATAACTGAGAACTAA
- a CDS encoding rhodanese-like domain-containing protein — protein MVYRGFFQAALGSLAATCLLLPTAGFAQDAKPKVLKPCMQCHKGDSADTIRGKLGSVSMKAETLKVSTGKSTWLVSFDEDTALKGAEAINKIGKDKEVKVKFEEDAGVLYATSVSVKQPAKLAEKDIIRLEALAPLVAKGPEVGNFTIVDARPGKLFVTGHIPGALSIYDAQFEKNIAKLPKNKENLLVFYCGGPT, from the coding sequence ATGGTTTACAGAGGTTTTTTTCAGGCAGCTCTAGGTTCCCTAGCGGCAACCTGCCTGCTGCTGCCTACTGCAGGTTTTGCACAGGACGCGAAACCTAAAGTTCTCAAACCGTGTATGCAATGTCACAAAGGCGACAGCGCTGATACCATTCGCGGTAAGCTCGGAAGTGTCTCCATGAAAGCTGAGACCTTGAAAGTAAGTACAGGTAAATCTACCTGGCTGGTGTCTTTTGATGAAGATACCGCACTCAAGGGCGCAGAGGCGATCAACAAGATCGGCAAAGACAAAGAGGTAAAAGTAAAATTCGAAGAAGATGCTGGTGTTCTCTACGCTACTTCCGTAAGTGTTAAGCAGCCTGCCAAGCTCGCTGAGAAAGACATTATACGGCTTGAAGCTCTGGCGCCTCTGGTTGCCAAAGGACCGGAAGTAGGTAATTTCACTATTGTAGATGCCCGCCCTGGTAAACTCTTTGTTACCGGTCATATACCAGGCGCTCTCTCCATCTACGATGCTCAGTTTGAGAAGAATATCGCCAAGCTCCCCAAGAATAAGGAAAACCTGCTTGTATTCTATTGTGGAGGGCCCACCTGA
- a CDS encoding cation diffusion facilitator family transporter, producing MKNNSQKKIFAAKLSITTAISLALMKFVVGLVTGSMAVLSSAIDSMLDILMSGVNFLAIRQAEQPADTSHAYGHGKFETMAALVQSLIIGGSGVWIIIESLRRLIVGAEPSKVGNGMVVLIISVIVSFFISRYLVKVGEETDSAALKADSLHFSMDVYTNLALTAGLVLIYFFHINWLDSLLSLLVGAYILFEAIKLARRALDDVLDAQLPEETRNKIYKVIEEHGGHMYDCHNLRTRKSGSKKMIDFHLTVCRQLSVEESHNITEMLELEIEQELKNSDITIHVEPCRNEVCPETPHICKAGVIHSATDVHH from the coding sequence ATGAAAAACAACTCACAAAAAAAAATCTTCGCAGCAAAACTCTCGATAACCACCGCAATCAGTCTGGCACTGATGAAATTTGTCGTTGGTCTGGTTACCGGATCGATGGCGGTTCTCTCATCCGCTATCGACTCCATGCTCGACATTCTCATGTCCGGGGTGAATTTTCTGGCTATTCGCCAGGCTGAACAACCTGCCGATACATCCCACGCCTATGGACATGGTAAGTTCGAAACCATGGCTGCACTTGTCCAGTCCCTTATAATCGGCGGGTCCGGAGTGTGGATCATTATTGAATCTTTGCGCCGACTGATTGTCGGAGCAGAGCCATCCAAGGTCGGTAACGGCATGGTGGTGCTGATTATATCCGTTATTGTGTCATTTTTTATCAGCAGATACCTGGTAAAAGTCGGTGAAGAAACAGACTCAGCCGCACTTAAAGCCGACTCCCTGCATTTCTCCATGGATGTTTATACCAATCTGGCACTCACCGCAGGCCTGGTACTCATCTACTTTTTCCATATAAACTGGCTCGACTCCCTGCTCTCATTACTTGTTGGCGCCTACATTCTTTTTGAAGCAATCAAGTTGGCGCGACGTGCCTTAGATGATGTCCTCGACGCCCAACTACCCGAAGAGACCAGGAATAAAATCTATAAAGTTATAGAGGAACATGGTGGCCACATGTACGACTGCCATAACCTGCGAACACGAAAATCCGGTTCAAAAAAAATGATCGATTTCCATCTCACGGTCTGTAGACAACTCAGCGTTGAAGAATCTCACAATATCACTGAAATGCTTGAACTGGAAATCGAGCAGGAACTGAAGAATTCTGATATCACCATACATGTTGAACCTTGCAGGAACGAAGTTTGCCCCGAAACCCCTCACATCTGCAAGGCAGGCGTCATTCACTCAGCAACCGACGTTCACCATTAA
- a CDS encoding LutC/YkgG family protein, whose product MSNYHSQSDNELRFLSTVRQAVAPDSDMPRDKRAYPEIFAYTDDRQLVDTVENRTDLDQQGLASAFMDNADPQSLSVYCIKSLDEAADIIVNIARNRVPEFSNNRHIIQHAHKDISGLKLWERFSEDPITVHTTYREDSELRDKTIASFIGITVADWGIADSATLVQCTRPGMPQSTSLVPSIHIGFVRRSRILANLSEAYAMMRRDSALNSWCFISGPSKTADIEAHMVYGAHGPKEMHICILEDTKT is encoded by the coding sequence ATGAGCAATTATCACAGTCAATCGGATAACGAACTACGCTTTCTGTCAACCGTCAGACAAGCCGTGGCTCCCGACTCTGACATGCCCCGTGACAAACGGGCCTATCCCGAAATATTCGCCTACACCGATGACAGGCAGCTTGTGGACACAGTCGAGAACCGTACCGATCTCGACCAACAGGGCCTTGCCAGTGCTTTCATGGATAACGCAGACCCTCAGAGTCTCAGCGTCTATTGCATTAAAAGTCTTGATGAAGCTGCTGACATTATCGTTAATATCGCCAGAAACCGTGTGCCGGAATTCAGTAATAACCGCCATATTATTCAACATGCGCATAAGGATATCAGTGGCCTCAAGTTGTGGGAGAGGTTCTCTGAAGACCCTATCACTGTACATACCACCTACCGTGAAGATTCTGAGCTGCGAGACAAAACCATAGCCTCCTTTATCGGTATTACCGTTGCCGACTGGGGAATTGCCGACAGCGCCACCCTGGTGCAATGCACCAGACCCGGAATGCCCCAGTCTACATCTCTGGTACCATCCATCCATATCGGTTTTGTCCGAAGAAGCCGTATACTAGCAAACCTCAGCGAGGCATACGCCATGATGCGTCGTGATTCCGCGCTCAATTCATGGTGCTTTATTTCAGGGCCTTCAAAAACTGCCGATATCGAGGCACATATGGTTTATGGCGCACACGGTCCAAAAGAAATGCATATTTGTATTTTGGAAGATACCAAGACGTGA
- a CDS encoding LutB/LldF family L-lactate oxidation iron-sulfur protein has translation MKKSQSYSRKAEAGIANETLQSGLKMIQGRFGKGAMEYWDNMVDADQRKRAKSRRMQTLEHLDIVLAELSENIRKRGGNVYFAATAEDAVRYTLEVARENKVKRIVKGKSMTTVEVGIDPALEKAGIEVVETDLGEYIVQLAEDTPSHIIAPCIHMDRKQIGELFTDKLGIDYTENPPELTQAARTALREKLLTADMGLTGCNIACAETGHVSLVSNEGNIRMATTMPRVHVAFMGMERVAANLQEHQDLLQLLTRGAALQKISTYVSFTGGVSDDDNPDGPEHFHLVIIDNGRSKILADPEFREVLACIRCGACLNICPVYGKIGGHAYSSAYCGPIGAVVTPLLHGINKHADLCKGETLCGACKDVCPVENDLPKMLSTLRYKLAYGDEKWQVTPKSRMERIGFRLWKTTIKNRTLYNISLKIARWYTKRKTGSNGMVSSMPFLGGKWTRGRDLPPIAAETFSERWKKTHKKSRSGSQT, from the coding sequence ATGAAAAAGTCTCAATCATACTCCCGCAAAGCCGAAGCTGGTATTGCCAATGAAACCCTGCAAAGCGGTCTCAAGATGATTCAGGGCAGATTCGGTAAAGGTGCTATGGAATACTGGGACAACATGGTCGATGCAGATCAGCGCAAGCGCGCCAAATCAAGACGCATGCAGACCCTGGAACACCTTGATATCGTCCTTGCCGAACTCTCCGAAAATATCAGAAAACGAGGGGGCAACGTTTACTTCGCCGCCACGGCAGAAGATGCCGTTCGATACACTCTGGAAGTAGCCAGAGAAAACAAGGTGAAAAGGATCGTAAAAGGTAAATCCATGACCACTGTTGAAGTGGGCATTGATCCGGCCCTTGAAAAGGCAGGTATCGAGGTAGTCGAAACTGATCTTGGTGAATACATTGTCCAACTCGCTGAAGATACCCCTTCTCACATCATTGCGCCCTGTATTCACATGGACCGCAAACAGATAGGAGAACTGTTTACCGACAAACTCGGTATTGATTATACAGAAAATCCACCGGAGCTTACCCAGGCAGCGCGCACCGCCCTGCGGGAAAAGTTGCTCACCGCCGATATGGGCCTTACCGGCTGCAATATAGCTTGTGCTGAAACAGGCCATGTCTCTCTGGTATCAAATGAGGGCAATATTCGTATGGCCACCACCATGCCCCGGGTACATGTGGCCTTCATGGGAATGGAGAGGGTTGCTGCGAACCTTCAGGAACATCAGGATCTCCTGCAGCTTCTTACCAGAGGGGCGGCGCTTCAGAAAATTTCAACCTATGTCAGTTTCACCGGCGGTGTTTCAGATGACGATAATCCGGACGGTCCTGAACACTTTCATCTGGTAATCATTGACAATGGCCGCTCAAAGATACTTGCCGACCCTGAGTTTCGCGAAGTGCTTGCCTGTATCCGCTGTGGTGCCTGCCTGAACATTTGCCCGGTGTATGGCAAAATAGGTGGCCACGCTTACAGCTCTGCCTATTGTGGACCGATCGGTGCGGTGGTTACCCCTCTTTTGCATGGAATAAACAAGCATGCAGACCTCTGCAAAGGTGAGACCCTCTGTGGGGCCTGCAAAGACGTTTGCCCGGTGGAAAATGATCTGCCCAAAATGCTCAGCACCTTGCGATACAAACTAGCCTACGGAGATGAAAAGTGGCAGGTAACCCCGAAAAGCCGCATGGAGAGGATTGGCTTCCGGCTTTGGAAAACAACCATAAAAAACAGAACGCTTTATAATATCTCACTGAAAATTGCCAGATGGTACACCAAGCGGAAGACAGGCAGTAATGGCATGGTTTCCTCAATGCCGTTTCTTGGCGGCAAGTGGACCAGAGGCAGAGATCTGCCCCCTATTGCAGCAGAGACATTTTCAGAGCGCTGGAAAAAAACACATAAGAAATCACGAAGCGGGAGTCAGACATGA
- a CDS encoding (Fe-S)-binding protein, with the protein MSDKPVVSLFVQCLVDSMYPDVGDAMVSIFDTLRIPVDFPEKQTCCGQPAFNAGYRKEAAAAAERFIELFESAEVIVCPSGSCVHMVRHHYSELFKDNPVMLAKAKAVGAKTFEFSQYLIDELAVSTLGAYFPHKVTYHDSCHLSRGLKINQQPRKLLNSVVGLEFVEMKDSDSCCGFGGTFSVNYPEISTAIVDEKIDNILASGADIVTGCDISCLMNIQGRLSRRGEDIKVMHIAEILAQGQGHHLGEDK; encoded by the coding sequence ATGTCTGATAAGCCCGTAGTCTCGTTATTTGTCCAATGCCTTGTGGACTCGATGTATCCCGATGTTGGTGATGCCATGGTTTCCATATTTGACACACTCAGGATTCCTGTTGATTTCCCTGAAAAGCAGACTTGCTGTGGCCAGCCAGCTTTTAACGCAGGGTATCGCAAAGAAGCGGCCGCAGCGGCAGAGCGTTTTATAGAACTATTCGAATCTGCTGAAGTTATTGTCTGCCCTTCAGGGTCTTGTGTACATATGGTCAGGCACCATTACTCCGAGTTGTTTAAAGACAATCCTGTAATGCTTGCAAAAGCAAAAGCTGTTGGTGCTAAGACATTTGAGTTCAGCCAATACCTCATCGATGAACTTGCAGTTTCCACCCTTGGTGCCTATTTCCCCCACAAAGTTACCTACCACGACTCCTGCCACCTGAGTCGCGGTCTCAAAATAAACCAGCAACCCAGAAAATTGCTCAACAGTGTCGTTGGCCTTGAGTTCGTCGAAATGAAGGACAGTGATAGTTGCTGCGGATTTGGCGGCACTTTCTCCGTCAATTACCCCGAAATTTCCACGGCCATTGTAGATGAGAAAATCGATAACATTCTTGCCAGCGGTGCCGATATCGTTACAGGCTGCGATATCAGTTGCCTGATGAATATTCAAGGTAGATTGAGCAGGCGTGGAGAAGACATCAAGGTTATGCATATCGCGGAAATTTTAGCACAGGGTCAAGGCCATCACCTGGGAGAAGACAAATGA
- a CDS encoding asparaginase yields the protein MSEQLVEVQRGDIVECIHRGDIAVTDSSGTLLASVGNPQKSTYFRSAAKPLQAMNVFLSGAHEKYKLSPAEVAVICSSHYAEPFHLKAVTSILAKAGLTEQHVLGGVVTSLNPQYALQLARENVRLTSLFSDCSGKHAGMLATCVLQNYPLENYLSADHPVQKEILQVIAEMCDTDPSDIAIGIDGCSAPVHALPLSNMATGFARLANSSSLPLPYKNAADSIFSAMNEQPEMVAGTGGFCTELIRKTNGKLVGKIGAEGVYCVGVKDKNLGIAIKVESGNMAMLPPIAVAVLEQLDLLSGEELLRLGSYRRVDNLNDIKTIVGHISPVFSLNLS from the coding sequence ATGTCAGAGCAGCTTGTTGAAGTACAACGCGGCGATATCGTAGAGTGTATTCATCGTGGTGATATAGCGGTTACCGATAGTTCCGGTACACTGCTGGCCTCGGTCGGTAATCCTCAGAAAAGCACCTATTTTCGTTCAGCCGCCAAACCTCTGCAGGCCATGAATGTTTTTCTCTCGGGTGCCCATGAGAAATATAAGCTCAGCCCTGCAGAAGTTGCTGTAATCTGCTCCTCACACTATGCCGAACCATTCCATCTAAAGGCTGTGACATCAATTCTTGCCAAAGCCGGTCTTACCGAACAACATGTTCTGGGCGGCGTTGTCACCTCCCTCAATCCACAATATGCGTTACAACTTGCAAGAGAAAATGTCAGACTCACCTCGCTATTCAGTGACTGTTCAGGTAAGCATGCCGGCATGCTCGCCACCTGTGTGCTGCAGAATTATCCTCTGGAGAACTACCTTTCAGCCGATCATCCCGTCCAGAAAGAAATCCTTCAGGTCATAGCTGAGATGTGCGACACAGATCCATCTGATATAGCGATAGGTATTGATGGCTGCAGTGCTCCGGTCCACGCCCTGCCACTGAGCAATATGGCAACCGGGTTTGCCCGGCTTGCCAACAGCAGTTCGCTACCTTTGCCATACAAAAATGCGGCAGACAGCATCTTCAGCGCCATGAATGAACAACCTGAAATGGTCGCAGGAACAGGCGGTTTCTGTACCGAACTCATCCGTAAAACCAATGGCAAACTGGTCGGGAAAATCGGCGCGGAAGGAGTGTACTGTGTCGGTGTCAAAGATAAAAACCTAGGTATCGCCATAAAGGTTGAGAGCGGCAATATGGCGATGTTGCCCCCCATTGCGGTTGCCGTTCTCGAACAGCTTGATCTTCTTTCAGGTGAAGAACTGCTCCGTCTGGGATCATACCGCAGAGTAGATAACCTTAATGATATTAAAACCATTGTTGGTCACATTTCTCCGGTCTTTTCTCTCAATCTGAGTTGA